In a genomic window of Wyeomyia smithii strain HCP4-BCI-WySm-NY-G18 chromosome 1, ASM2978416v1, whole genome shotgun sequence:
- the LOC129720977 gene encoding uncharacterized protein LOC129720977, with protein MIQDFVVADQLHLLELGTMKRLLNGWRDGNLGFAGKMSAYQIQHLSAMIESVKLPKEVHRKMRGIDCLAFWKGTECRTFLNYVGIVVLKGVLNETLYKHFLLLFTAVTICSSDFHANLRPTAQGLFEKFIQEFMIIYGEQYITSNIHNLEHIVGDVDRFGSLNTISAYPFESYLSQIKNFVRQGNNCLEQVVNRLLEKNEQLKQKENFTPKVTRRGSFVQCEIKNGLLISNTFKDSCFLAKNLDIVQMTDATIDIFNNITIHGSPVSNFYTFFDFPIPSSKLYIFLTNLCISSRKAYTINEMFCKFVVVPYTRNNVVLLPLLHTFCAD; from the coding sequence ATGATCCAGGATTTCGTGGTTGCTGATCAATTACACCTGTTAGAGCTAGGAACAATGAAACGCTTATTAAATGGATGGAGAGATGGTAACCTAGGTTTTGCAGGAAAAATGAGTGCATATCAAATACAACATTTATCAGCTATGATTGAAAGCGTGAAACTGCCAAAAGAAGTTCACCGAAAAATGCGAGGAATAGATTGTCTGGCATTTTGGAAAGGAACAGAGTGTCGTACGTTTTTAAATTATGTGGGAATTGTTGTTTTAAAAGGTGTGTTAAACGAAACTttatataaacattttttgttgctttttacAGCAGTAACGATTTGTTCATCAGATTTTCATGCAAATTTACGACCAACAGCACAGGgccttttcgaaaaatttattcaagaatTCATGATAATTTATGGAGAACAATACATAACTAGTAATATTCACAACCTAGAACACATTGTTGGCGACGTGGATCGATTTGGATCATTAAACACAATATCGGCTTATCCATTCGAAAGTTATTTATCTCAGATTAAAAATTTTGTACGGCAGGGTAACAACTGTTTAGAACAAGTTGTTAACAGGttgcttgaaaaaaatgaacaactgaaacaaaaagaaaattttacacCCAAAGTGACAAGACGAGGAAGCTTTGTTCAATGTGAAATCAAAAACGGACTATTAATTAGCAACACATTCAAAGACTCATGTTTTTTGGCAAAAAACTTAGACATAGTACAGATGACCGATGCTacaattgatatttttaataacatTACTATTCATGGCTCCCCCGTATCAAATTTCTataccttttttgattttccaATTCCTTCATCAaaactatatatttttttgacaaatttaTGTATTAGTTCCAGGAAGGCATACACTATAAATGAAATGTTTTGTAAGTTTGTAGTTGTCCCGTATACGCGAAACAATGTTGTATTGTTACCGTTACTTCATACATTTTGTGCTGACTAA
- the LOC129720970 gene encoding uncharacterized protein LOC129720970: MDRKLLLYVENVSPSGNEENFISYLQKWAPVLDVYFLKEKQCTKRSLAAFIRVASEADLQQILDRNQQNYRGKRLFMLRADQPQYFQADETIIVRNINQKMSEETLYDHFEECGPITHVQVRTDDFAYIGFQDKVGAKNAMAKNNMPLKNSNLKIQLLTRNVEIMIVDLNTLQNKMPQLYRKLCMPVQPRPAAVKQQQSDYAQEEPQKVEEMQQQVDQRPQVVQQQQQNRNKQQQQQKQNQQQQSNQQQNRQQQQQQQQPNQQPQQQKNQPAQQSQPNRQQQQQQQQQQNWQKQPQQNRQQQQQQNRQQQQQQNRPQQQQQNRQQQEQQNRQQPQQQQNRQQPQQQQNRQQPQQQNRQQQQNQQQQQQQNRQQPQQQNHQQQQQNNQGHQGNKQQSNQPKPNVWQKQNPFNQEPLPQRAQPSKPQTEEVLPALSPAPPVNDSNVAKPSEEEPDVIVLDPPQAEQPTVEDDVDLDVQFVAEHNPDLPPIPSEYQAKPDDVMRCVKASEIKMIPAEVKDLADKCAVWVNNIPSETRRIELIEYMEQFGSVLNCKIKPSTCSFFTKWAKITFISEQVAEKAAEYFLHPFQGRYLFVLSCKKCVEETSERTFVIDYLSKYTTYEEVAAAFKPVGEVFYLVRLYGNSFKSRIFFVNDVNKEDVLAVKSVNGIPINVEPFTKGMGLKNTKAKLKELIATREKVDAEKTARLEKINEITQLDAGAPCIPRLYTNTDPERHPVEVIVQNVPKGTSNEQITRIFASIGKPISIRREPEPHDKTVERIFVGFLTLSKALKAADISPETTFAGHNLFIYTAWTTAQKSANNTLMLKMASAVTIQAVYNEMSRFGRVRYVQMDDDKQATVIFFGLESGPVVSARSATTIGDVKIISKVRLDGPSTIIKSDGPIVIDDEVEIVAVEPAGSVKKSAPNASAKGNKPPQQQSNKEQRQPKQQQTNQHQARQQQQQQQKGPQKSSNAGGSQNMRPKLRNPFSEQQQRPSRRDGPNQQQVNPWNVPDYRMDDPPLQQRNEHNPWQNQRMQQDHRDRFDYERAQFERGIMPLMDDDFNRSRMDDPPLDRWNEPQYSNQFSPPRQRSPFEQNYHGWNDGGRGGESPLNIPPNIADDDIDTYIMQKQLAIERRLEQLDKQLTVSGDSRRGRNSDDMRRRRDDIVFSDNGDVHYVPNPAARFRDSRRVNRNRQNGRGRLVPMASRRTHDPFDDIEVTTINVPNSNDRSPSPKRMRNYQEDDFDAERFNAAWC, encoded by the exons ATGGACCGGAAACTTTTACTCTATGTTGAAAATGTATCCCCGAGCGGCAACGAGGAGAATTTTATAAGCTATCTGCAAAAATGGGCCCCGGTATTGGACGTTTACTTTTTGAAGGAAAAACAGTGCACTAAGCGGTCATTGGCAGCATTTATCCGTGTGGCAAGTGAAGCCGATTTGCAGCAGATACTGGATAGAAATCAGCAAAACTATCGTGGCAAACGACTCTTCATGTTGCGCGCTGACCAGCCGCAGTATTTCCAAGCCGATGAGACGATTATTGTCAGGAATATTAACCAGA AAATGTCGGAGGAAACTCTCTACGATCATTTCGAAGAGTGCGGGCCCATAACGCATGTACAAGTTCGAACTGACGATTTTGCATATATTGGATTTCAAGATAAAGTAGGGGCGAAAAATGCTATGGCGAAAAATAATATGCCTTTGAAAAACTCCAATTTAAAGATTCAGTTGTTGACTCGCAATGTGGAAATTATGATTGTTGATCTAAACACGTTGCAAAACAAAATGCCGCAACTATACCGTAAGCTCTGCATGCCTGTTCAGCCCAGACCGGCTGCTGTAAAACAGCAACAGTCAGATTACGCACAAGAAGAGCCTCAGAAAGTAGAAGAAATGCAACAGCAAGTAGATCAGAGGCCTCAGGTGgtgcagcaacaacagcaaaaCCGGaataagcagcagcagcaacaaaaacaaaaccagcAGCAGCAATCAAATCAGCAACAAAAtcgacaacaacaacagcagcagcagcagccaaacCAACAGCCGCAGCAGCAAAAAAATCAGCCAGCTCAACAGTCTCAACCAAATcgacaacaacagcagcaacaacaacagcaacagaaCTGGCAAAAACAACCGCAACAAAATcggcaacaacaacagcaacaaaatcggcagcaacaacagcaacaaaatcggccacaacagcagcaacaaaatCGGCAACAACAAGAGCAACAAAATCGGCAACAACCTCAACAGCAACAAAACCGTCAACAACCTCAACAGCAACAAAACCGTCAACAACCGCAACAGCAAAACCGACAGCAGCAACAgaatcagcagcagcaacaacaacaaaaccgacaacaaccgcagcaacagaaccatcagcagcagcaacaaaatAACCAAGGGCATCAAGGAAACAAACAGCAATCAAATCAGCCCAAGCCAAACGTTTGGCAGAAGCAGAATCCATTTAATCAGGAACCACTCCCACAAAGAGCACAGCCAAGTAAACCACAAACTGAGGAAGTGCTTCCAGCCCTTTCACCGGCACCTCCTGTCAATGATTCAAATGTCGCCAAACCCAGCGAGGAGGAGCCTGATGTCATCGTGTTGGATCCACCACAAGCGGAACAACCCACCGTTGAAGATGATGTAGATTTAGACGTTCAATTTGTGGCGGAGCACAATCCGGACCTACCGCCGATTCCGTCTGAGTATCAAGCGAAACCAGACGATGTTATGCGCTGTGTAAAGGCGTCGGAAATCAAGATGATCCCTGCCGAAGTGAAAGATCTTGCCGATAAATGTGCTG TGTGGGTAAACAACATCCCGTCGGAGACACGTCGTATCGAACTTATCGAATATATGGAACAGTTTGGCAGTGTACTCAACTGCAAGATAAAACCATCGACGTGCAGTTTTTTCACGAAGTGGGCAAAAATAACGTTCATTAGCGAACAGGTTGCGGAGAAAGCCGCGGAATATTTCCTGCACCCATTCCAGGGACGCTATCTGTTCGTGCTATCCTGTAAGAAGTGCGTGGAGGAAACCTCGGAACGCACGTTCGTTATTGATTACTTGTCGAagt ATACAACGTATGAAGAGGTCGCTGCCGCCTTCAAACCTGTGGGCGAAGTTTTTTACCTGGTGCGATTGTACGGCAATTCTTTTAAATCTCGTATATTTTTCGTTAATGATGTTAATAAAGAAGACGTCCTAGCGGTGAAATCCGTCAATGGAATTCCTATCAACGTAGAACCGTTCACTAAGGGTATGGGACTTAAAAATACAA AGGCTAAACTGAAAGAGTTGATTGCAACGAGAGAAAAAGTGGATGCAGAAAAAACTGCGAGGTTAGAGAAAATTAATGAGATCACGCAGTTAGATGCGGGCGCTCCATGTATTCCAAGATTATATACTAACACCGATCCTGAGAGACATCCTGTCGAAG TAATTGTGCAGAACGTTCCAAAAGGAACTAGTAATGAGCAGATCACTCGCATCTTTGCAAGCATTGGCAAGCCTATTTCCATTCGTCGTGAACCAGAGCCGCATGATAAGACAGTGGAGCGTATTTTTGTCGGCTTTCTCACTTTGTCGAAAGCTTTGAAAGCAGCGGATATATCACCGGAAACCACATTTGCCGGACATAATTTGTTCATTTACACAGCCTGGACTACTgcccaaaaatcagcaaataacACGTTGATGTTGAAGATGGCGTCAG CGGTAACCATTCAGGCGGTTTACAATGAAATGTCACGTTTCGGTCGCGTTCGTTATGTTCAGATGGATGATGATAAGCAAGCTACAGTTATATTCTTCGGATTGGAAAGCGGACCGGTAGTCAGTGCAAGATCAGCTACGACAATCGGTGATGTGAAAATTATAAGCAAAG TACGATTGGACGGTCCAAGTACAATTATAAAATCCGATGGACCCATTGTTATTGACGATGAAGTGGAAATAGTTGCAGTTGAGCCGGCCGGCTCTGTTAAGAAGTCTGCCCCGAATGCTTCCGCAAAGGGAAATAAACCGCCGCAGCAACAATCGAACAAAGAACAGCGGCAGCCAAAACAGCAGCAAACAAATCAACACCAGGCaaggcagcaacagcagcagcaacagaaaGGACCGCAAAAATCATCCAATGCAGGAGGATCTCAAAATATGCGGCCAAAGCTCCGAAATCCTTTCAGTGAGCAACAGCAAAGACCATCACGACGTGACGGCCCGAACCAACAACAGGTCAATCCATGGAATGTTCCGGACTATAGAATGGACGATCCACCATTGCAACAACGCAATGAACACAACCCGTGGCAGAATCAAAGAATGCAGCAGGATCATCGTGATCGTTTTGATTACGAGCGCGCACAATTCGAGCGGGGAATAATGCCGCTGATGGATGATGATTTCAATCGAAGCCGAATGGACGACCCACCTTTGGATCGTTGGAATGAACCCCAATATTCCAATCAATTTAGTCCGCCACGGCAGCGTTCACCATTTGAGCAAAACTATCACGGTTGGAATGATGGCGGCCGAGGTGGAGAATCTCCTTTGAACATCCCTCCGAACATTGCGGATGATGATATAGACACCTACATAATGCAAAAGCAATTAGCTATCGAGCGTCGGCTGGAGCAACTGGACAAGCAGTTGACGGTTTCAGGCGATTCGAGGCGAGGTCGCAACTCAGACGATATGAGACGTCGACGCGATGACATCGTCTTCAGTGACAATGGTGATGTGCACTACGTTCCCAATCCGGCGGCAAGATTCCGCGACAGCCGTCGAGTGAACCGTAATCGTCAGAACGGTAGAGGTCGCCTTGTTCCGATGGCTAGCCGCCGGACCCATGATCCCTTCGATGACATCGAGGTGACCACCATTAACGTTCCCAATTCCAACGATCGCTCGCCGTCACCGAAAAGAATGCGCAACTATCAGGAGGACGACTTCGACGCCGAGCGTTTCAATGCAGCGTGGTGTTGA
- the LOC129717397 gene encoding uncharacterized protein LOC129717397 — MKQFAFDGAEHTFLFLLFWLNFIANMSNGDHFVVVQTTEAGAPLLSVVPHQWVRGNVLLWPTKNANSLCKDASSKPAASWSKLPCVVKRKHIATYAAAEQQAADLSGMSTDVSDFAPRKKTKKNPRIHFLQSQQPTAEQYLNAFNSGKENVTFSPNVISQPFAMHHRQPLQNVLQVLDNDTVSQSLQPSQIPSLNSEKIVQDISKKIEEQCAKTKTEIVNTIEVLLARTVAALKSDFDVKIAAAFRSQANNIVDNQNFTFSPAASIEDIKQLEKNLTDETYTDKLMVFMHKVIGHTGDNCNGQNMCYALVDQFFERNVMLNCSWSGGSKSNIPKFAMKDCKNILCVFFRIVHNVNPTFSKKLLENFFKQVLRNSKTRSQAKGLRQPTIHRRGKQKAKKCDKETNNINNSLTEILKIENHVLNLNEIEEEDGVQEYDKNNPLEEYEKEEICENIGEDVDTDDADDEDGDEIGTEDEDSNEVEDKQEDNLAIYKNEIVM, encoded by the exons ATGAAACAGTTTGCTTTTGATGGTGCTGAACACACTTTTCTCTTTTTGCTGTTCTGGTTGAATTTTATAGCCAACATGAGTAATG GAGATCATTTTGTCGTAGTGCAAACCACAGAGGCTGGAGCTCCTTTGTTGTCGGTGGTTCCACATCAGTGGGTTCGTGGGAATGTTCTGTTGTGGCCTACCAAAAATGCGAACAGCTTGTGCAAGGATGCTTCCTCGAAGCCAGCCGCTTCTTGGAGTAAACTTCCTTGTGTAGTCAAACGGAAACATATTGCAACTTATGCAGCAGCGGAGCAGCAAGCAGCCGACCTGTCAGGAATGTCAACAGACGTATCGGACTTCGCACCAcggaaaaaaaccaaaaagaatCCGAGAATACATTTCCTGCAATCACAACAGCCAACGGCCGAACAGTATTTAAACGCGTTCAACTCTGGAAAAGAGAATGTTACATTTTCTCCTAATGTAATCAGCCAACCTTTTGCAATGCATCATAGACAACCGTTGCAAAACGTTCTACAAGTACTTGACAATGACACAGTCAGCCAATCACTTCAGCCATCTCAAATA ccTTCCCTAAATAGCGAAAAGATCGTACAAGACATATCAAAGAAAATTGAAGAACAATGTGCGAAAACCAAAACGGAAATCGTTAATACTATTGAGGTATTGCTGGCGAGAACAGTAGCTGCATTGAAAAGCGACTTCGATGTCAAAATAGCAGCTGCATTCCGTTCACAggcaaacaatattgtagacAACCAAAACTTTACTTTCTCACCAGCGGCATCAATCGAAGATATTAAACAATTAGAAAAGAATTTGACTGATGAAACTTATACTGATAAACTT ATGGTCTTTATGCATAAAGTAATTGGTCATACTGGTGACAATTGTAACGGTCAAAATATGTGCTATGCTTTGGTCGACCAGTTCTTCGAGCGTAATGTCATGTTGAATTGCTCATGGAGCGGGGGAAGCAAGAGCAATATTCCGAAGTTTGCAATGAAAGATTGCAAAAATATTTTATGTGTTTTCTTCAGAATCGTTCATAACGTTAaccctaccttttcgaaaaaacTCCTGGAAAATTTTTTCAAGCAGGTGTTGCGAAACTCGAAAACACGTAGTCAAGCAAAAGGCTTGCGCCAACCAACGATTCATCGGAGAGGTAAACAAAAAGcgaagaaatgtgataaag AAACGAACAATATTAACAATTCCCTGACGGAAATCCTGAAAATTGAGAATCACGTTTTGAATCTGAATGAAATTGAAGAAGAAGATGGCGTTCAAGAATACGACAAGAATAATCCGCTTGAGGAATATGAAAAAGAggaaatttgtgaaaatatcGGAGAAGATGTTGATACCGATGATGCTGACGATGAAGACGGCGATGAAATTGGAACGGAAGATGAAGACAGCAATGAAGTCGAAGATAAACAAGAAGATAATCTAGCCATTTATAAAAATGAGATAGTAATGTAA